The nucleotide sequence TCGAAGGCGGACTATCACGATAGTCCACAGCACGGCGTGGGCCGATTTTTGGCAACACATCCACCTGGATCGGCACATCCAGTTCATTGAGTGCACGCATCACGAGGCCGATCTGCGCAGTGGCCTTTCCCTGCTCGAGCTGCACCACCCAGAGGCGGCTCACACCGAGCCGCTTTGCGAAGACTTCCTGTGTCCAGCCAAGCTGCTTGCGCTGATCACGGATGAGAAGGCCGATTTCTTTGGGGGTTCTGATTTGCATCAAGAATTCTCGCACTGTCATCGAACGCTGACAATTGGTTTTTGTATCCGTTCGCTAACTTTACCGGAAAGAATGCGCTCGATTACATGGTGCAACCGGTTGCAAAAGGCCCTCCATCAGCCCTTTTGCCCATTTTGGCCTTTCTTGACCTTTTAACTGCGAAGCCTTGACCCGCCCCGCATGCTTTTCTAACTCTCCCTTCCTACAAAACCATGTCCGCCCAGCCTACCATCTATTACACGCTCACTGACGAAGCCCCGCTCCTCGCCACGCATTCGTTTCTCCCCATCGTGCAGGCCTTCACAAAGCCAGCGGGCATCGCGGTCGAAACCCGGGACATTTCCCTCGCGGGCCGCATTTTGGCCCAATTCGGCCTCCAGGGCGATGATTTGAGCTTTTTGGGCAAACTCTGCCTCGAACCGACAACGAACATCATCAAGTTGCCAAACATCTCCGCATCGGTGCCTCAGCTCAAAGACGCCATCGCTGAATTGCAGGCCAAGGGCTTCAATGTGCCCGATTTCCCAGAAAAACCCGTCACCGACGACGAAAAAGCCGCCCGTGCGAAATACGACAAAGTGAAGGGCAGCGCGGTGAATCCCGTGCTGCGTGAAGGAAACAGCGACCGCCGTGCCCCGAAGGCCGTGAAGGACTACGCCCGCAAAAACCCGCACAGCATGGGCAAATGGTCCCCTGCATCGAAAACCCGCGTGGCCACGATGGGCAAAAACGACTTCTTCAGCAACGAAAAGTCCGTCTGCGTCCCTGCCGCCACAGACGTGCGCATCGAGCTCGTCACCGCTGGTGGCGAGGTCAAGGTGCTGAAGGAAAAACTCGCTCTAAAAGCCGGTGAAATCATCGACGGCACCTTTTTGAGCAAGGCTGCGCTGGTGAGCTTCCTCGCCGAACAGATCGCCACGGCAAAAAGCGAAAACCTCCTCCTCTCGCTGCATTTGAAAGCGACCATGATGAAGGTCAGCGACCCAATCATCTTCGGCCACGCCGTCCGCGTTTTCTTCAAAGACCTGCTCAGCAAACACGCCGCCGCACTCGCGGAGATCGGATTCGATGCCAACAATGGCCTCGGCGATCTCTTGGACAAACTGCCCAAGCTCCCTGAAGCCAAGCGTGCCGAAATCGAGGCTGACATCCAAGCTGCCTACGCCAGTGGCCCTGCCCTAGCGATGGTCAATAGCGACAAAGGCATCACCAATCTGCATGTACCCTCCGACGTCATCGTCGATGCCTCCATGCCCGCCATGATCCGCAGCTCCGGCCAGATGTGGAATGCCGCTGGTCAGCTCCAGGACACGCTCGCCATCATTCCAGATAGCAGCTACGCCTCCATCTACACCGCCGTCCTCGACTTCTGCCGCAAGCACGGTGCCTTTGACCCGAAGACCATGGGTAGCGTGCCAAACGTCGGCCTCATGGCCCAGGCCGCTGAGGAATATGGCAGCCACGACAAAACCTTTGAAATCCCCGCCGCAGGCACCGTCCGCGTCGTCACAGCGGATGGGCAGGTGCTCATCGAGCACAAAGTCGAGGCCGGAGACATCTGGCGTGCCTGCCAGACGAAGGACGCCCCCGTGCAGGACTGGGTCAAGCTCGCCGTGAACCGCGCCCGCGCCAGCAACACGCCCGCCGTCTTCTGGCTGGACAAAAACCGTGCTCACGACGCCCAGATCATCACCAAAGTGGAGCAGTATCTCAAAAATCATGACCTCAGCGGCCTCGACATCCGCATCCTCGACCCCGAAGCGGCTTGCAGCTTCAGTTTGGAGCGCATCAAAGACGGCAAAGACACCATTTCCGTCACGGGCAATGTCCTGCGTGACTACAACACCGATCTCTTCCCCATCCTGGAAGTCGGCACCTCCGCGAAGATGCTCTCCATCGTCCCACTGATGAACGGTGGCGGCCTTTTCGAGACGGGAGCCGGCGGCTCGGCTCCGAAACATGTGCAACAGTTCCAGGAGGAAAACTACCTGCGCTGGGACAGCCTCGGGGAGTTCTTCGCCCTGGCTGCCAGCTTCGAGCATCTGGCGGATACCTTCAAAAACGCGAAGGCCAAAGTCCTCGCAGACACCCTCGATGCCGCGAACGGCCAATACCTCGAGCATGATCGCAGTCCGGGGCGTAAACTCGGCACCCTCGACAATCGCGGCAGCCATTTCTACATCGCGCTCTACTGGTCCCAGGCCCT is from Verrucomicrobiaceae bacterium and encodes:
- a CDS encoding helix-turn-helix transcriptional regulator, whose protein sequence is MQIRTPKEIGLLIRDQRKQLGWTQEVFAKRLGVSRLWVVQLEQGKATAQIGLVMRALNELDVPIQVDVLPKIGPRRAVDYRDSPPSMQIDLDSIIRETSVPYKFKS
- a CDS encoding NADP-dependent isocitrate dehydrogenase translates to MSAQPTIYYTLTDEAPLLATHSFLPIVQAFTKPAGIAVETRDISLAGRILAQFGLQGDDLSFLGKLCLEPTTNIIKLPNISASVPQLKDAIAELQAKGFNVPDFPEKPVTDDEKAARAKYDKVKGSAVNPVLREGNSDRRAPKAVKDYARKNPHSMGKWSPASKTRVATMGKNDFFSNEKSVCVPAATDVRIELVTAGGEVKVLKEKLALKAGEIIDGTFLSKAALVSFLAEQIATAKSENLLLSLHLKATMMKVSDPIIFGHAVRVFFKDLLSKHAAALAEIGFDANNGLGDLLDKLPKLPEAKRAEIEADIQAAYASGPALAMVNSDKGITNLHVPSDVIVDASMPAMIRSSGQMWNAAGQLQDTLAIIPDSSYASIYTAVLDFCRKHGAFDPKTMGSVPNVGLMAQAAEEYGSHDKTFEIPAAGTVRVVTADGQVLIEHKVEAGDIWRACQTKDAPVQDWVKLAVNRARASNTPAVFWLDKNRAHDAQIITKVEQYLKNHDLSGLDIRILDPEAACSFSLERIKDGKDTISVTGNVLRDYNTDLFPILEVGTSAKMLSIVPLMNGGGLFETGAGGSAPKHVQQFQEENYLRWDSLGEFFALAASFEHLADTFKNAKAKVLADTLDAANGQYLEHDRSPGRKLGTLDNRGSHFYIALYWSQALAAQTADADLAATFKPIAEALTANESKIVAELLAAQGKPADTGGYYKLDEAKAEAALRPSATLNGILARA